The sequence GCTTCTTCTCCACCGGGGCGTCTTCCGTCAAAGCGGGCCGTTTGATGTCCGGCGAGATGCCCGCGAGTGCCTTCCAGAGCGTTTCATCACCCGGTGAACCGTTGAAGAGCACCTTCCCTTCGGGCGAGAGCAACACCATCACGGGGATGCCTTGCACGCGGAACAAACGGTTGAGCGGCTGCTTCGCATCATCGTTCACCCATGCGCCGGGAGGATGTTCACCGAGCTTCGCGACCATCGCGCGCGCTTCATCCAACACCTTCGGCGCGTCTTCGGAAACCACCGACACCACCGCGATGCCATGCGACTCGAACTCCTTCGCCGCCGCCGCGAAGTCCGGCATCGAGTCCTCGCACTCGCGGCTCCATGGCGACCAGAAGTGCAGCAACACCGCCTTCTTTCCAGCAGTGAGCTCCTTGAGCTTCACCTTCTGCTTTCCCTTCAGCGGCTCGAACTCCTGGTCGAAGCCATACTGCACTTCCTTCATCGCCTCCTCCATCCGCATCTTCTCGATGTGCGGCGCGTAGGCGGCGCCCTGGCGCGGACTCAACCAGAAGGCCTCGAGGATGTGCTTCTTGAAGCCCTCGCGATCGCCCTTCTTCCGCGCGTCGACCGCCGAGACGTATTCGACCACCGCGAGCCAGTCTTCCTTCACCGCGAAGATCTCGGAGTCCTCCAGCTTGAAGGCATCCTTCCGCTTCAGCATCTCCGGCAGCAACGCGGCAATGCCATCGTCATCGCCACGGTCCACCAGGTAGAGGAAGCGCGCCTCGAACTGCGATTGATCGGACGCGCCCTGCTTCTTCGCCTCGGCGATCGCCTTCTCCAGCGCCGCGGGGGACTCACGCTCGGTGAGCATGTGCTCCACGGCGGCCTCGCGCGGCGAAAGCTCCTCCTCCCCCTTCCCTTTCCCGCCCGCGGGCTCCTCCGCGGCGAAGGCGATGACCGGGAGCAAAGCAAGCAGGGCGAGCGGACGCATGTGGGGGAGAAGAGGTTGGGAGGTTGAAATCAGTGGGCGGGAATCTGGAGCGTCTTGCCGAGCACCACGACGTCCTTGGTCATTCCATTCGCGGTCATGATGGCCTTCTGGCTGACGCCGTACTTCTTCGCGATGCCACCGAGCGTGTCGCCCTTCACCACCACGTGGGTGGTGCCTCCCACAGCGGCAGCCGCCGGTTTCGAGGCGGATGGCTTCGGCGCGGAAGCATGCGAGGGGGACGCGGTGGAACGCGGCGCGGTCATGCCGGGATCGACCACCGAGGAATCCGGTGCCGGAGCGGCGGCCGTGCCGGTGGTTTCCTCATAGGCGGCCGGCGTGTCATACGTCGGGTTCGAGGCCTGGGCCGGCGCGCCCGCGGCGGCGGCCTGGCCACCCCCCTGCGGCGCGCCGTAGGGATTGGAAGTCTCGTAGGCGGAATCACCACCGTGGTTGCCGCAGGAGCTGAGGGCGACGGCAAGGGCGGAAACGGCGAGCAAGCGGAGAGGAGTCATGAGAGTGGAGTAGCAAGAGGGTTTCGGATTGGAAAGGTCCGAACGCGGTCATGCGCCGGACCCGTTGCTACAAGAAACGCCGCGGCACCGCCCGGTTGTTCAAGCTCCACCGCGGAAACGGAAAAACCCGGCCGCGGTAGCGGAAGTTTCCGCCGCGAAATCCGCCAGCGATTTCCCGAGCAGCGCGGCGAGACGTTCCGCCACCTGGCGGACGTATGCCGGTTCATTGCGCTGGCCGCGGTGCGGCTCCGGCGCGAGGTAGGGTGAATCGGTTTCCAGCATGAAGGTGCCGTCCGGACAGGCCACCACCGTCTCGCGCACCTCGGCCGCGTTCTTGAAGGTCGCGACGCCACCGAACGACACCAGCCCGTCGAGCTCCAGCACCTGGCTGGCATTCTCCCACGGCCCGATGAAGCAGTGGAACACCGCCCGCGTTTTCCCAGCATACTCTTTATAAATAGCGAGAGCGTCCTGGAACGAGGCGTCGCCGGTCTTGTCGCGGGTGTGGATCACGACATTCAGGCCGCTCTTCGCCGCCAGCTCGAAGTGCGCGCGCAGGAACACGCGCTGCCGCTCGCGGAAAGCCTCCTCCTCCCACCCTTCCGGCGCGGGATGGAAATAATCGAGCCCGGTCTCCCCCAGCGCGCACACCCTCGGGTCGTTCACATGCGCGGCGATCCGCTCGACCGCGCCATCCGGCGCCGAGTGCACGTCGCAGGGATGGATGCCGATGCACGCATGGACACCGGAAAAACGCCCGGCTATTTCCAAGTTCGGCTCGAGGTCTTCCAGGCAGGTCGCGAGGGTCACGATGCGGCTGACACCCGCCTCGGCGGCGCGCTGGACCAGATCGGGAACCTCACCGTCCTTGAAGCGGTGACTGGCGAGATGAGCGTGGGAATCGGTGATCACTCGGAGAAGCGGTAAGGAAGGTCAGTGGGTGACGACGGAGGGATCGGGATGGTCCTCGGACTCCACATCATCGTGCAGGTAGCTCTTCGGGCGATAGAGCATCGCGAAGGGAATGAACACCACCGCGCCGCCCAGCACCAGCCAGGTGAAGAAGCGGAAGTAAGCCGCTCCCTCCAACTTGCTCTGGCCGCCGCAGAACTCGGTGCGCTTGAAGCCCGCCACCACCGGCGCCTCGCTGACGCCCAGCACACGCTTGCGGTTGGCCAGCCAGGGACCGTCCGTGCTCGCTTCACCTTTCTCAACCATCACGCCCAGGTC comes from Luteolibacter sp. LG18 and encodes:
- a CDS encoding TlpA disulfide reductase family protein — its product is MRPLALLALLPVIAFAAEEPAGGKGKGEEELSPREAAVEHMLTERESPAALEKAIAEAKKQGASDQSQFEARFLYLVDRGDDDGIAALLPEMLKRKDAFKLEDSEIFAVKEDWLAVVEYVSAVDARKKGDREGFKKHILEAFWLSPRQGAAYAPHIEKMRMEEAMKEVQYGFDQEFEPLKGKQKVKLKELTAGKKAVLLHFWSPWSRECEDSMPDFAAAAKEFESHGIAVVSVVSEDAPKVLDEARAMVAKLGEHPPGAWVNDDAKQPLNRLFRVQGIPVMVLLSPEGKVLFNGSPGDETLWKALAGISPDIKRPALTEDAPVEKKPKAK
- a CDS encoding LysM peptidoglycan-binding domain-containing protein; translation: MTPLRLLAVSALAVALSSCGNHGGDSAYETSNPYGAPQGGGQAAAAGAPAQASNPTYDTPAAYEETTGTAAAPAPDSSVVDPGMTAPRSTASPSHASAPKPSASKPAAAAVGGTTHVVVKGDTLGGIAKKYGVSQKAIMTANGMTKDVVVLGKTLQIPAH
- a CDS encoding TatD family hydrolase gives rise to the protein MITDSHAHLASHRFKDGEVPDLVQRAAEAGVSRIVTLATCLEDLEPNLEIAGRFSGVHACIGIHPCDVHSAPDGAVERIAAHVNDPRVCALGETGLDYFHPAPEGWEEEAFRERQRVFLRAHFELAAKSGLNVVIHTRDKTGDASFQDALAIYKEYAGKTRAVFHCFIGPWENASQVLELDGLVSFGGVATFKNAAEVRETVVACPDGTFMLETDSPYLAPEPHRGQRNEPAYVRQVAERLAALLGKSLADFAAETSATAAGFFRFRGGA